The window aatgtaagaaataactattaaggagaagggaaagattgCAAATACCAGGATGATGGTGTACAGTGTCACTTGGTTCCAGAACGTGTCTGCAcaggccagctccagcagagggGGGACATCACAAAAAAAGCGATGAAGGTCATGGGATGCACAGAGGGCAAAGTGAACACCTGGTAGGTCTGTCCTACTTGCACTGGTACGACAGCCACCCATGACCCCACCACCGGTCTGATGCAGAGACCCCTCCTCATGATGAGGGGGTAGTGCAGGGGGTCACAGATGGCTatgtagcggtcataggccatgacagccAGAAGAAGGCACTTGATGCTGCCCAGCAacaccaggaaatacagctgggcagcatAGCCAAGGAAGGAGGTCCTGCCATCCTCCAGCAGGAAAACCACCAGCATTTTTGGCAGAGTGACTGATGTGTAGCAgatctccaggaaggacaagTTCCTCGGGAAGAAATACATGGGGCTGTGGAGGCTTGAGTCCACCACTGTGATGAGTGCAATCAGGCTGTTCTCTGtgaggaccatgaggtagatgaCCAGGAATGCTGTGAAGCAcaagccctgcaggctggagTGGTCAGAAAATCCCAGAAGAATGAATCCAGATCCACCGGTGTGATTCTCCAGGCCTTTTCTCTGGggcatttttcctgcacagagcaATTCAAACAACAGGCTCtcagaggatgctggtggcctgtcCACCATCACATACACTTCAAGCCTAGAGAAAGACTACAAACATCAGCATACACGCCATTGCAGGATTAGGAGAGCTCGACCAAGATAGGCATGAATGTTTGGAAATCTAACGTGGGTCGCTTGCGGAGGGGAGGTTtgtaaagagagagaacagagtcCTTGAGCCTGAATAACTGGGGGTTTTATTGTCATATGGGTAAAAGAAACTTGACTTTCTCTTTTAGAGGTGATTTTATTAAATAGAGTACCTattgaaagatgagagaaaaggaagaaaagagacaaatactAGTGCCTTTAAGGACAGCCTTACTTACATTCCTTCTCCAGATCTCATCAGAGGTGCATTTAATGTAAGAACATTAAGAAGGAATAGGGTTAAAAGGGGGGAaggatgaaaaaggggaagacaaagcaaggcaaggctaggcaaggagaggcaaacaaaccaaagcaaggcAAGGTATGACTTGATGCTTAGACCTTAGTGAGAGAGATTAATCCCAGCTCTCCTCACATGGGAGAGCTCATCCCCTGACGCTGCATCCACACACAAAGATCTGGGAGACTATCTTAGATCTGAATCATCAGTTTTTGCCTAGTGAAGGGTGAATCCCATCAGAAGTAACACAGGCTTCTCTCTGCCAAAGAATCCAGTGACACTGATGCATCCGTGGCACATTTaaacaagacagagaagcagcaggttatGCTTAAATTACCAGTTTTCAGGGTGCTAAAAGACACTTTTGTGCAagcaagaaaactgctttatgcaGGTTTCAATCATATGGAGAAGAAAGTGATTAAAAGCGTGTGATATCCCCATGACACCCAGTTTTCCCGCACAGGTCAGGCATCTATAACTTTTGAATAAGTCCCGAATCATTCAGCGTTcccaaacctgctgctctgtcgcTTGGATTTCTGACAGCTTACAAATGCAGCCGAGGGCCCATTCGCTCTGATCCCAACCCTGCAAGCCCTCACAGAAGCAGAGCAGTGctcttgctgcctggggagctcagCCTTCCCTTCACATTGCcccccttcccagagcagaagggcttcTTGCTGGGCACACCTGAAGGGTGTCAGCTACAATCAAGCAGCACCACAACAGCAGGTGGCTTCTTATGGAGAAGGGACTCAGCTGAGAGATGTTTAAGAATCTCAGTTTGAGGTGGGGTCAAGTGGTCATTGCATGAGGAATATGCCATCTGCAGCCTGGATATCTAGGTAACTCAGCTCTTGTCAGGGTCAATGGAGAAACAAGGAACACAGTATATGAGAGAACTGAAAAACAGTTCATctgacccaagggtctgacttgggtgacacacagtggtgcctccagcctcCAGATCATGAGGAAGCGAAAGGCGACTGCTCAGGCCTTGAGACAGCACTGACAAGGTGATACCAGCttgtctgtccatcccagttgtgctcccactatgctcaagtttgtttcttttgtgacaaACTTACTATGGTAATCATTGCCTGATAGGATGATACAGATTTCATTACACACGTGCTGTTGGGTTAAGATAAGTGTTAGGTCAGGGTTAGTTAAGGTTCATGTTCAGGCTTAAATTAGAGCTAGAGTTCATGTGGTTTAGGGTTAGATTTCAAATAGGTTGAGGTTGGggtttggttagggttagggtaagGGTAAGGTTGGGGTGCGGGTTACAGTTAGAGTTGAGGGTTATGACCTGGGGTTGGGGTAGAGCTAGGGTCAGGCAGTGATTAGGGTTAGGGTTATGTTCAGAGCAGGGTTAGGTTACGGTTCGGGCAGGGTGGGGTTAGGGTTAGACACCTGCTGGACAGTGTGCGTCTTGCTGTGCTCCCCTTCCAGTGCGTGCCACGGTCATTAAAATCCCCAATAAGACCTGGCAATTCTTTGGGTTTCTTGAATAAGCCTTTCTCCGCTTCCTTATCCTGATTGTGGGTGCTTTGTCTCCCACCAGGGTGGCACACTAAGAGGCCTCTCCTCTGATCCTCACCCACAAAGGACTCACCCAACCTCTTGCACatcccatagaggagctccataagaaaagacagcaggaaaagatgaagagttCACCAATCCCAGTTTCAGCATTGAGACAGCTAAAACTCAGGGGAAGTCTTGTAGGAGCAACCTTCTGTAAATCCACCCCCATCATACTCGTCTCcctccccttttatgtttgccgaATTAGCACGGCCCACCCCACTCGTTATGGGGCAGTTCCATCTCAGACGTCTCCCCCTCCCGGCTGATGTGTAGCATCATTTGGGTGGGGAGAGAactatagtcatacatgtttagcatgatctctataatcttcattagcatatgcaggggtgtgcgctttcatatgtatttcatggataatgaagcaaaggtcacgtctcagacacaatggccttgagaactgagaactagcaagctcaccacacgagtggcagagctACCTTGTCTTCACAAGACGGTTCTCCCACACTTTCCGGTGCCAGAactgtgagccttatcagttctttgaaggccaggcctgcattatttatttccttgcgagtgttggAGGccttccattgaaggcttggagggccttctgccccttgtcagggaatttacagtccgtctctTACAACTAGCAGCCGGAGCTTTCCCAGCACTCCTCGCCATTTCTTCCACCAGTATCAAAACTCTGTGGTAGTacatgggactccagctcctccgttctgtgccccaggctgagggtgtTGGTGCACTTTTGGTGCACTGCATCACTTCGGCTGGAGCAGTGGGGCCACGCTCAGCCTTGTCACTAAGTACCAAGTCCCCAAGCCCCAGTATGTGCAATGCTTTGCTTGAGaccagagacatgctggagtggacGAAGGGCAGCAATGTGAAAGCACCAAAAGTGAAAATCCTGTTCACCCAGAGGCCAGAAAAGCCGGTCTGGGCTCCATAGCCCTGCCAGGAAAAGGCTTTGCTGCTCCcaaagggctgtgctggaggggaagttGATCTCCAGgaggacaaggtgctgctgaaaatcatagaatcatagaattgttgaggttggaagggaccttcaagatcatcgagtccaacctttagcctaccctgacaagagccacttctaaaccgtCCTTGGGTGTAGAGATGCTGTGATCGAGGAGCACTGTGACAATCAGTCGCCTCTTCCTTGGTTATATCACCGAGGGGCTCAGCAAAGGATTGTTGGAAGAAGACCCAGCAGAGTCTGGGAGCAGCCAAATGAGTTGAGCCCTCAGTGTGATGGGCTTCTTGTTCATGACCTGCTCTGCATCAACTGGGTGGAGATGGGTCAGACTGggcctcactgcagtggtgggtttcGGTTGCTGATGGACAGAAACCAAACCTGCCTGGGCTGCCACATAGGCTTGCCCAAAGGAACCAAATCTGTCTGCAATGCTCTCTGGGGTCTCTGTCATGCACCTGCTCTGATCAGGAATGGCTTTCCCGTAGGtgctctgctgtccctgccagcaACCTGCAGTTGTTCTGGGGGGCGCTGGCATCTCAGGTGGCACAACAAGCCGTATATGGCCACTGAGGAGCTGTCCTGAATTAGGTTGAGCAACGGGGGAATGTCCATGAGACACCTGCCACTACAGTCAGCAGAGATCTAGGAAatacagctggtggagaagagagggaCTTAGCTGCATTTGGTCAGATGACCACCTCTGTAGGTGCTGTGGATGTAAGGAATATTGAAGGTTTTATCTGTCCAAAATGTAACATCTACTTTCATTTCCATCTACCAAAGAAATTCCTCACCAGGCTCCATGATGTTGCCCCCAGATGCTGCCTTGTgtctcagcattgctgcattagagcttgcagtcacctgcaCACATCCTGGGCAAACTCTGGTGTCACCTCAAATGTCACCAGGTGTTCCCACCTGAACAACTCCCTCACTCTCCATTAATTAGCAAGGGAGTGGACACAAACAGCTCACTTGCAGGTGCTCTTGTGCACACCTGAACGAaggcaagaagaatcccacctcctgtgggtttgtAGCAGGCATGGGAGGGAGCTGAGTCCCCTTCTGGCCCCAGGGCTACAGAGCCGGGATGAGATGCCTTGATTGACTCAGCTGaattccttccctcagcaggaggGACAAAGGCAATTACTCCCTATCCCTGTCTGGGTGTCCTGACAAACGATGGGATGAGAAAATATGATTCTTGAGACTCACTGTTTTCCTGATACATGAAATGACAGTGCAGGAAggaagagcctctccccagcttaGTGAttgcttcatcctgtttcccagcaggttccctggagccccagggacacctggagggagccccgagggggcagagaaagggctgccttgggctggtcctctgtgcctgagctgggctgggctcctggcatggagggagctcgtggcaagtgggcagcgctgcagagacagctctgcccaggagcagggctgcgggcGCTGCCTGCGGGCACCAAAGGGGAGTGAGGCAGAGTGAGGTTAAAGGCAGTCAGCAGCGGGAGGGTGCTGAGAGTTCGCTGGCGGTGGATTCTTCccagcccttgacacggtaagtctcaAGCTGCAGGGAAGTAAAGATGCAGTTCCTGGAGGGACCTCCTAGAGCTGGTTCCTCCCTCTTAGGATCTGTCAGAGTAACTCGCACAGTTTCCATAGCATagaggaggaggacgtgctccTGAGCAGGGATTCTCTGCTGCACTGTCAGAGGGAGAGGGCATGACGGCTGCCTTTCTTCCAGGGACGTCTGCAGGGTGTAAAGCCagctgtgcagccaggggtgcctaGGGCTGTACTTCCGAGCTGGGTCCCTGCACCCAGGGGctgtgtgctggggcagggacataTCTCCTGCCAGGGCCAGCTCTCGTCCAGCGCAGGGACCTCTCCATGAAGattctgaagggaaaagctgtgggtggaaggagcaaCTGCTGTCAGGGAAGGGTCCTGCTGCATTCAagagggtgctgcatgggtcAGGGCTGCCGACcgctccagatcacccccagaacactggcagaggcagcatttataGAGGAAGCCTAGGGCAGGTCTACCTTAAAGATGAAGACCTTTCCATTGTCTGTGCTACAGCtttctctgaagggaaaagggaaagaagctgTCTAGTTTTAATAAATCACTAAACTCTTACACTAaaggatcagcagatctgccagaaaccGCACAAAGTGCCTTCGCCCAcccctctccctacacacagcaccagcagcacctttgcttccagcatcgggcttgctctcctctcctccttaggagccacaaagagggaggtgcccctgggcagtgcccagctgccaggaggcgtctgcagggcagagctgagcccccagcgcgTGGGATgggctctgggagcagggacagggaggagacgtgggcacagagaagcagctcctggcaggggcagctccaggcagcagagagccactccacccggctgcatccctctctgctccgctgcacagggaaagagaaagcagatgggAGAAACCGACTTTGAAACTGGACCCTTCCCCAAACAGTAACAAtagtccattttcttcttcaaggacaTTGTCAGGGGGACCATTGTCCAATGGAGAGAGGTGTAAGCACAGGAGACCTGGGTGGTGCCCAGCAGGTCACtggtgtgcagagcagctctcctgactctgcactagGGCACAGAGAGCACTTttgtccctcggggctcagcagtgttcaggcgaaaggcaatgggaaagagaaggatttcTGCCCCTGCAAGGAAAGTGCCCTCAgtagcacaaagctgatctcgcaaAAAGGAGCCGAATTAAATTATACCAAAGGAAGAGAAGTCCCTTTGGGGAGatctttttggaaacagaatGAGGTGTGgtcaaagaagtctgccttaacttgccaagctctttccctctttcaacagtcccccatgcccagagtgaacaaatgtccaacagcagctccatcacccagttcctcctcctggcattcgcagacacatgggagctgcagctcttgcacttcgggctcttcctgggcacctacctggctgccctcctggccaacggcctcatcatcaccaccatcgcctgtgaccaccacctccacacccccatgtacttcttcctcctcaacctcgccctccttgacctgggctccatctccaccactgtccccaaagccatggccaattccttctgggacaccagggccatctcctatgcaggatgtgttgcacaggtctttttctttgttttctgtgctgcaacagaggtttatattctcactgtcatgtcctatgaccgctacgttgccatctgcaaacccctgcactacgggaccctcctgggcagcagagcttgtgtccacatggcagcagctgcctggggcagtgggtttctcactgctctcctgcacacggccaatacattttccctacccctctgccagggcaatgctgtgggccagttcttctgtgaaatccctcaaatcctcaagctctcctgttcagatgcctacctcagggaagctgggcttcttatattaagtgctttgttagtttttggatgttttgtttttattgtcctgtcctacgtgcagatcttcagggccgtgctgaggatcccctctgagcagggacagcacaaagccttttccacgtgcctccctcacctggccgtggtctccctctttatcagtaCTGGCATATTTTCtcacctgaagcccccctccatctcctccccatcgcTGGATCTGGTgatggcagtgctgtactcagtggtgcctccagcagtgaaccccctcatctacagcatgaggaaccaggagctcaaggagtcCATTAGCAAAGTCGTTTATTGGATGTTTGTCAATGTTGATAAATTTTCCATCACTGTCCACAAATGACATCTACAGTATCCCAATGCAGGCCTGTACtctgtttattgttttttcttcttttttttgtgttttttttttatttgctagcaTTTCCTGTAGTGTTGTTTATGGTTATTACATTCCTAAATAATTGTTTGTATTTAGCTCATTCTCCTGAGACATGAGCCCATCTCCCTCTGTCACCTGAAACctgtataaatgtttttctagCGCAATTTGAAAGCTGACTCTTTTGTAGCCTCTCTCTAATACAGTGACATCTTCCCTGTGCAGTTCCTCAAGTTTTGGCTGTTCTTCCAAAGCTGATGTCAACAACAGGCCCCGATATTTCACCCCAAAAGGGCCCGAGTAAAAAGCTCTTTGTCACAGTGGAAGCTGTTAGAGAATAAGGGTTGGACTTAGGACTCATCTGTTGTTGTCTCTTGACGGTGGAGATGGTGAATGGTCACTGAGGTACTGTCATAGTGCACTGTCCCAGCGTGTGACAGGGCAGAGGACATACTCCAGGAGAAGGATCTGGAGCTGCCTGGAGAGCCTGCGAGATAGGCATGGACTGTGTGCGCCTTGGGTGGTCAGTGACTGGAGCCTCACAAGGTGAGCAATTGCCCAAAGTGGAGGCACCCAAAGGGAAAGCACTAAATCCAGGTACCTGCAAGGAAAGAAGATGGACACAGCCAACCCGACACAAACCAACTCCAAAAGGCACCAGCACCTTTACAGCCACCCCACCAAGAGCAGCACTTACACGACCATGAGCAACACAACTGGCCCCATCCTTTCCCCACTCTGTGGCTGATCTGATGGGAAGGTTGCATGAGTGGTCCATACATGCCCAGCCCTGCGTCTCTCCATTGccccgtgtcctcctcctcctccttccaagcCCACTTTGAATTGACCAGCAAAGCATGTACATACAGTcataccaaaaccacacaaacaacagTGAGCCCACTCACACAGCAAATAGCCAGGAGCAGAGTTGAGTAAAtggtgtggtttaaccccagtcagcagctaagcaccacacagtcgCCCGCTCACTCCCCCACAGTACAATGAGGGAGAggatcagaaaggtaaaagtgagacaacgcatgggttgagataaagacagtttgacaggtaaagcaaatgctgtgtgtgcaagcaaaggaaaataaggaattcatcccctgcttcccattggcagccAGATATTTAGCACTTTCCAGGGAAGAAGGGCTCCATGATGCGTAACGGTGACTTAGGAAGATGGCAACGGCCCcctgggcaacggcctcatcatcaccgccatcacCCGTGACCActgcctccacacccccatgtacttcttcctcctcaacctctctgttcttgacctgggcacacagctggctaATAACAACCACAGGCATGAGCATGATGTGCATGTGGTGAGATTAACCTGAGTGAGCACAAACACTGTCAGCTGTTGCTGGGGCCTCCATGAAGGCCTGTGGGGCAGACAGTGGCTAGAGGTGACTTCACTcggagagtaacgtcccctgggaaaccccctgaatgcagccctggggtgggcttccttgaccccaggtccctgtgtccattcctcacgccatGGGGcacctcagagaggtgccgagcagggagacacagcgcggggctgaggtgctgccggcctccgGGAGTGGcaagaggaggccatggagtctgctgcagggcctctgcccgtgccagggaaggactcgtgtctctgaacagccctgccagagccctgacagtgctgggtgtgtctccaggagcagcctgtgtgctacctcaccctcccctctcttcatggcctgtcccttttaTTACACGGTGTGACAGAAGCGCCTCTGTGGGGCATCTCACCTGTGCAGTcagaaagggttctgcaggccTGAGTGGCATCgccctctagaagatggcatttctcacctctcacaaagcacagagagcgtctagggagtaggaatgtAGCCGGAGACACACCCccctccatgtttcacctctctgaatgTCGATCACAGGTTTTTTTAAGCACCTAACAGGGAAGCAAGTACCCTA is drawn from Chroicocephalus ridibundus unplaced genomic scaffold, bChrRid1.1 SCAFFOLD_92, whole genome shotgun sequence and contains these coding sequences:
- the LOC134509569 gene encoding olfactory receptor 14A16-like, producing the protein MSNSSSITQFLLLAFADTWELQLLHFGLFLGTYLAALLANGLIITTIACDHHLHTPMYFFLLNLALLDLGSISTTVPKAMANSFWDTRAISYAGCVAQVFFFVFCAATEVYILTVMSYDRYVAICKPLHYGTLLGSRACVHMAAAAWGSGFLTALLHTANTFSLPLCQGNAVGQFFCEIPQILKLSCSDAYLREAGLLILSALLVFGCFVFIVLSYVQIFRAVLRIPSEQGQHKAFSTCLPHLAVVSLFISTGIFSHLKPPSISSPSLDLVMAVLYSVVPPAVNPLIYSMRNQELKESISKVVYWMFVNVDKFSITVHK